From Musa acuminata AAA Group cultivar baxijiao chromosome BXJ3-8, Cavendish_Baxijiao_AAA, whole genome shotgun sequence, one genomic window encodes:
- the LOC103993960 gene encoding magnesium transporter MRS2-A, chloroplastic isoform X5, whose amino-acid sequence MYTKKINRRQLLKSSGLRPRDVRSVDPSLWLMNSMPSLLVREQAILLNLGTLRAIAMHECVLIFDYNRKGGKAFLKSLLPRLNPRNMNVGCAMPFALEVVEAALLSRIQRLEQKLMEVEPRVASLLEVLPNRLTADVLEQLRLSKQTLVELGSKAGALKQMLLDLLEDPHEIRRICIMGRNCTVRRGTSYMECSVPLDKQTAEEEEEEIEMLLENYLQRCESCHGQAERLLDSAKEMEDSIAVNLSSRRLEVSRVELLLQVGAFCVSVGALVAGIFGMNLKSYLEEKVCAFWLTTTGIIIGAVAAFFVVYSYLKSRRIF is encoded by the exons ATGTACACGAAAAAGATCAATAGGAGACAACTCTTGAAGTCAAGTG GTCTTCGGCCGAGGGATGTCAGGAGTGTCGACCCATCATTATGGTTGATGAATTCAATGCCTTCTTTGCTG GTAAGGGAGCAGGCTATATTGTTGAACCTTGGTACTTTACGAGCGATTGCTATGCATGAATGTGTTCTTATATTTGATTACAACCG AAAAGGTGGCAAAGCCTTTCTGAAGTCATTGTTGCCTCGCTTGAATCCTAGAAACATGAATGTAGGTTGTGCCATGCCTTTTGCACTTGAG GTTGTTGAAGCTGCATTATTGTCTCGAATACAACGATTGGAGCAGAAATTAATGGAGGTTGAACCTCGT GTGGCTTCATTACTTGAAGTTCTGCCCAATAGATTAACAGCTGATGTGTTGGAGCAGCTTCGTCTTAGTAAACAGACCTTG GTTGAGCTAGGCTCAAAGGCGGGAGCTCTAAAACAGATGCTGCTCGATCTTCTTGAGGATCCCCATGAAATTCGCCGCATTTGTATAATGGGTCGCAACTGTACAGTTCGGCGTGGAACCAGTTACATGGAATGCTCCGTTCCATTAGACAAGCAGACCGCTGAAG aagaagaagaagaaattgaaaTGCTCTTGGAGAATTATCTTCAAAG ATGTGAATCCTGCCATGGTCAAGCTGAAAGACTTCTTGATTCTGCAAAAGAAATGGAAGACTCAATTGCTGTGAACTTAAG CTCCCGTCGACTAGAGGTTAGTCGAGTGGAGCTACTTCTCCAGGTTGGCGCATTCTGTGTTTCGGTTGGTGCTTTAGTAGCAG GAATATTTGGCATGAACTTGAAATCCTACCTTGAGGAGAAAGTG TGTGCATTTTGGCTGACAACGACAGGGATAATAATCGGAGCAGTAGCCGCATTTTTCGTTGTGTATTCTTACCTGAAGTCTAGAAGAATATTTTAG
- the LOC135644569 gene encoding uncharacterized protein LOC135644569: MELFARAKVVRLRSHHDKFLVAEEEGEHVSQERDGSARGARWTVEHVDGAPHALRLRSCHGRYLTATDEHFLLGVTGKKVRLTLPPRLDSSLEWEPLREGVQVKLKTRYGNFLRGNGGLPPWRNSVTHDVPHRSSTQDWILWDVHVVEILPDPPPSSSSTSPSSSPRLSNLESSSSFSSPLHKVEGRSIYYTVADDDGNVDDSIEWPHLTFNGTSVPEVTEKLKEETDLDDIIVCTKNPLNQHLIPLHLHLPPNNTTMRLVVVDANSKAAKKLNI, from the exons ATGGAGTTGTTCGCCCGGGCGAAGGTGGTGCGGCTGCGGAGCCACCACGACAAGTTCctggtggcggaggaggagggggagcacGTCAGCCAGGAGCGCGACGGCAGCGCGCGCGGCGCTCGGTGGACGGTGGAGCACGTGGACGGCGCCCCCCACGCGCTCCGTCTCCGCAGTTGCCATGGCCGCTACCTTACCGCCACCGACGAACACTTCCTCCTCGGCGTCACCGGCAAGAAGGTCCGCCTGACCCTGCCTCCCCGCCTCGACTCCTCCCTCGAGTGGGAGCCCCTCCGCGAGGGCGTCCAGGTCAAGCTCAAGACCCGCTACGGCAACTTCCTCCGCGGCAACGGCGGCCTCCCCCCCTGGCGCAACTCCGTCACCCACGACGTCCCCCACCGCTCCTCCACCCAGGACTGGATTCTTTGGGACGTCCACGTCGTCGAGATCCTGCCCGATCCGCCACCGTCCTCCTCCTCGACCTCGCCGTCGTCGTCCCCCAGATTGTCCAATCTCGAG tcgtcctcttctttctcctccccaCTGCATAAGGTGGAAGGCCGCAGCATCTACTACACTGTTGCAGATGATGATGGAAATGTGGATGACAGTATCGAGTGGCCTCATTTGACCTTTAACGGGACGAGCGTGCCTGAGGTGACAGAGAAGCTGAAGGAGGAAACAGACCTCGATGATATAATTGTGTGTACGAAGAACCCATTGAATCAgcacctgattcctcttcacctgCACTTGCCACCAAACAACACCACAATGCGGCTCGTGGTGGTAGATGCCAATTCAAAAG CGGCAAAGAAGTTGAACATTTAA
- the LOC103993957 gene encoding vesicle-associated membrane protein 721 isoform X1 has product MGQKLLIYSFVARRTMILAEYAEFKGNFTRIAAQCLENLSGRNNKFSFNCDGRTFNYLVEDGYTFCVVAVESVDREIPIFFLERVKEEFNKRYGGNAATAAAKSLSREFGSKLKEHMQYCADHPEEISKMAKLQAQVSELKSAMIEKIEKVLDNKENVDVLVEKAKNLYSQAQDFRLQGTTVRRNPWLQDMKIMLIVIVLGIMIALILIIVLTICLGNKC; this is encoded by the exons ATGGGGCAGAAGTTGCTGATCTACAGCTTCGTCGCGCGGCGGACGATGATCCTTGCGGAGTACGCGGAGTTCAAGGGGAACTTCACGAGGATCGCCGCGCAGTGCCTGGAGAATCTCTCGGGCAGGAACAACAAGTTCAGTTTCAACTGTGACGGTCGCACCTTCAATTACCTCGTTGAGGACGGATACA CATTTTGTGTAGTTGCTGTTGAGTCAGTTGACAGGGAAATTCCCATTTTCTTtctggagagggtgaaagaggagtTTAACAAAAGATATGGAGGAAATGCTGCAACAGCTGCAGCCAAGAGCCTCAGCCGTGAGTTTGG GTCCAAGCTTAAAGAGCACATGCAGTACTGTGCAGATCACCCTGAAGAGATTAGCAAGATGGCAAAGTTGCAAGCTCAGGTGTCTGAACTTAAAAGTGCTATGATTGAAAAAATTGAGAAG GTTCTTGACAATAAGGAGAATGTTGATGTGCTTGTTGAGAAGGCAAAAAACCTTTACTCTCAG GCACAAGATTTTAGACTGCAAGGCACAACGGTGAGGAGGAATCCGTGGCTACAGGATATGAAGATTATGCTGATTGTGATTGTCTTGGGCATAATGATTGCACTGATTCTTATCATAGTTTTGACCATATGTCTTGGCAACAAATGCTAA
- the LOC103993957 gene encoding vesicle-associated membrane protein 725 isoform X2, translated as MGQKLLIYSFVARRTMILAEYAEFKGNFTRIAAQCLENLSGRNNKFSFNCDGRTFNYLVEDGYTFCVVAVESVDREIPIFFLERVKEEFNKRYGGNAATAAAKSLSREFGSKLKEHMQYCADHPEEISKMAKLQAQVLDNKENVDVLVEKAKNLYSQAQDFRLQGTTVRRNPWLQDMKIMLIVIVLGIMIALILIIVLTICLGNKC; from the exons ATGGGGCAGAAGTTGCTGATCTACAGCTTCGTCGCGCGGCGGACGATGATCCTTGCGGAGTACGCGGAGTTCAAGGGGAACTTCACGAGGATCGCCGCGCAGTGCCTGGAGAATCTCTCGGGCAGGAACAACAAGTTCAGTTTCAACTGTGACGGTCGCACCTTCAATTACCTCGTTGAGGACGGATACA CATTTTGTGTAGTTGCTGTTGAGTCAGTTGACAGGGAAATTCCCATTTTCTTtctggagagggtgaaagaggagtTTAACAAAAGATATGGAGGAAATGCTGCAACAGCTGCAGCCAAGAGCCTCAGCCGTGAGTTTGG GTCCAAGCTTAAAGAGCACATGCAGTACTGTGCAGATCACCCTGAAGAGATTAGCAAGATGGCAAAGTTGCAAGCTCAG GTTCTTGACAATAAGGAGAATGTTGATGTGCTTGTTGAGAAGGCAAAAAACCTTTACTCTCAG GCACAAGATTTTAGACTGCAAGGCACAACGGTGAGGAGGAATCCGTGGCTACAGGATATGAAGATTATGCTGATTGTGATTGTCTTGGGCATAATGATTGCACTGATTCTTATCATAGTTTTGACCATATGTCTTGGCAACAAATGCTAA
- the LOC135645679 gene encoding RING-H2 finger protein ATL80-like, translated as MIETSVSVDASSKGSGAERAVIIGAYTIFFAVYAIVACNCSRRRSQRRSLQQPNAAVDQSLPITVYRASHFEEGIECAVCLSKLADGEEARLLPQCGHGYHRRCIDPWLRINDTCPLCRSRVRARPSANPSAGAGSTQNPPAETVPESPVSERNSASAAVDDGAGSPGAEIVIEMMMRVVDGLPSPVSPVPSDRSAMEETAPPSPARFWWTWILEIRGTAGASSEGPREGDIELGLGGGGGGGEGTALPPNSPNGLSLGEHPDAGNR; from the coding sequence ATGATCGAAACCAGCGTTTCTGTTGATGCTTCCTCGAAAGGAAGCGGTGCTGAACGTGCAGTAATCATCGGCGCCTACACCATTTTCTTTGCCGTCTACGCCATTGTGGCCTGCAACTGCAGCCGCCGCCGCAGCCAACGCAGGTCTCTGCAGCAACCTAACGCCGCCGTCGACCAGTCGCTGCCCATCACTGTTTACCGGGCGAGCCACTTCGAGGAAGGCATCGAGTGCGCCGTCTGCCTCTCCAAGCTGGCCGACGGCGAGGAGGCTCGATTGCTCCCCCAGTGCGGTCATGGGTACCACCGCCGCTGCATCGATCCGTGGTTGCGTATAAACGACACCTGCCCGCTCTGCCGGAGCCGCGTGCGCGCCAGACCTTCTGCAAACCCCAGTGCCGGTGCTGGGTCGACGCAGAATCCGCCTGCCGAGACCGTTCCGGAGTCACCGGTCTCGGAGAGGAACTCCGCGAGTGCGGCAGTGGACGACGGAGCTGGCTCGCCGGGAGCAGAGATCGTGATTGAGATGATGATGAGGGTGGTGGATGGGCTCCCTTCGCCGGTTTCACCGGTGCCATCGGATAGGTCCGCCATGGAAGAGACCGCGCCGCCTTCTCCAGCGAGGTTTTGGTGGACTTGGATCCTGGAGATCAGGGGGACTGCTGGTGCCTCGTCCGAGGGCCCGAGAGAAGGCGACATCGAGCTGGggttgggaggaggaggaggaggaggagagggtacCGCTCTGCCTCCGAACTCTCCGAACGGCCTGTCTCTCGGAGAACATCCCGATGCAGGAAACAGATGA
- the LOC135644623 gene encoding adenylyl-sulfate kinase 3-like, whose amino-acid sequence MSAVGKSANIFWQECPVGKLDRQKLLKQKGCVVWITGLSGSGKSTLACTLGRELHSRGKLAYVLDGDNLRHGLNKDLGFSAEDRAENIRRVGEVAKLFADAGLICIASLISPYRKDRDSCRSILPDLSFIEVFMNMPLDLCEARDPKGLYKLARAGKIKGFTGIDDPYEPPLNCEIEIQEEENGVCPSPCAMAGQVVGYLEEKGFLQV is encoded by the exons ATGTCTGCTGTCGGGAAGTCGGCGAATATCTTCTGGCAAGAATGCCCGGTGGGGAAGCTCGATCGGCAGAAGCTGCTGAAGCAGAAGGGTTGCGTCGTTTGGATCACCGGCCTTAGCGGCTCAG GGAAAAGCACTTTAGCATGTACATTGGGCCGAGAGCTGCATTCTAGAGGAAAGCTTGCTTATGTGCTAGATGGTGACAACCTTAGGCATGGGTTGAACAAGGATCTTGGCTTTTCAGCAGAAGATCGTGCAGAAAATATTCGCAGGGTTG GTGAAGTGGCAAAGCTCTTTGCAGATGCGGGTTTGATCTGTATTGCTAGTTTGATCTCTCCATATAGGAAAGACAGGGACTCATGTCGTTCAATTCTTCCAGACCTTAGTTTCATTGAA GTGTTCATGAATATGCCTTTAGATCTGTGTGAAGCAAGGGATCCAAAAGGTCTTTACAAACTTGCTCGAGCAGGAAAGATAAAAG GTTTTACTGGGATAGATGATCCATATGAACCACCTCTTAACTGTGAG ATAGAAATACAAGAAGAAGAGAATGGAGTTTGCCCTTCACCTTGTGCTATGGCCGGACAAGTCGTAGGTTACTTGGAAGAGAAAGGCTTTCTACAAGTGTAA